The genomic segment gagtcctcgttagctacgagcatTTTCACGACGTGCGTTATCAACactgctttcgggaaacgtgtGAAAACtttacgatgctcgtacgacgcacttcacgaccCACTTTAGGCCAACGATtctttcgggaaactgggccctgaGCAAGGTGCGGCTGAGTTGGGTTGATGGAACGGCTTTAGCCTCAAGTAGAAGTTGGTGTTAGTTCTAACCGGGCTTAATCAACTAAGCGCCGCTTTCGATAGCGactttgatggaatacccctctgcatgattctttattattattattattattatattattacccctcctacttattgtattttgtataCGTCCGGgtcacttaatgtacacacttattgtatgtcgtactaagttattgtatatagttgtgtAGCAATGTAGCATCATACTCTAGCTTgctctgttgtgtacggggatgGGTTAActtagtgattgttagtgcttggcacttgcttctatgaacatccttaatgtacCGACATAGATATATtgtggtttctctttcttctgaaaaaattacttattgtatgtcactctggataaaagcatctgctaaacgccctgaatgagaatgtaaatatataataataataatctctcatctcatcgtcatccgcttatccggggtcggtcgcggggggagcagctcaagcagggggccccagacttccctttcccgggccacattgaccagctctgacggggggatcccgaggcgttcccaggccagtgttgagatataatctctccacctagtcctgggtcttccccgaggtctcctccccactggacgtgcctgaggagagacccccttaccccatactcccgcagcacctcccacagtttctcccgggggacccggtcatacgccttctccagatccacaaaacacatgtaggcccaggccccctccaggatccttgcgagagtgaagagctggtccgtagttccacgtccggggcgaaaaccgcattgttcctcttcaatctgaggttcgacgatcggccgaaccctcctttccagcaccttggagtagactttaccagggaggctgagaagtgtataattattattattaataatccACTGTTCAAACTGCTGCATCCGACCAGGTGATAACTTGAGAGGAGGTGTTGGGCTGCCATGAAGGGACTATTTACCCCGCcgtgcctcctcctcttcctcctcctcctcctcctcccggtctCCTCTGCCACCTCCTTCTGGGCCAAGGAGAAGCCCAACATCGTCCTCATGATGGTGGACGACCTGGGCATCGGAGACCTGGGTTGCTACGGCAACAACACCATTAGGTAACGCACGCATTAGAGGTCGTGACAAcgtttaaaataataatcatatatatgtgagtgagggagtgagggagggatggagtgagtgagtgaatgagttaGTGAGTTAGTGAGTGTTAAAGTGCccaagtgagtgtgtgagtgagagaccaaatgagtgagtgagaaaggaagagattgagtgagggagtgagggagagagtgagtgagtgaccaCCACCCCTGAACCTGGGCggtgcctccccctccctcccactccctcctcccccccagcacccctcACATAGACCGTCTGGCCCAGATGGGGGTGAGGCTCACCCAGCACCTGGCCGCCGCCCCGCTCTGCACCCCCAGCCGGGCCGCCTTCCTGACCGGGAGGTACCCCGTGCGCTCCGGTGAGTCCTCCACCCGACAgggcaccaccagcaccaacgTGTAACGCCACCACCatgacccaccaccaccaccaccatgacccactaacaccaccaccagcatgaaccactaacaccaccaccaccatgaaccactaacaccaccaccaccaccatgaccaactaacgcaaccaccaccaccatgacccactaacaccaccaccaccatgacccactaacaccaccaccaccaccaccatgacccactaacaacaccaccaccatgaaccactaacaccaccaccaccaccaccatgacccaataacaccaccaccaccaccaccatgacccactaacaccaccaccaccatgaaccactaacaccaccaccaccatgacccactaacaacaccaccaccatgaaccactaacaccacctccaccatgacacactaacaccaccaccatgacccactaacaccaccaccatgacccactaacaccaccaccatgacccactaacaccaccaccaccaccagcaccaccaccaccaccagcaccttgACCCACTAACACCCTCACCACCGtgaaccactaacaccaccaccaccatgacccactaacaccaccactatGACCTATGACACTATGACCCacgaacaccaccacctccatgacccacaaacaccaccaccacgacccactaacaccactaccaccaccatgacccactagcaccaccaccaccatgaaccactaacaccaccaccaccaccatgacccactaaaggtgcggccacaccaaccgcgttgctcgcgttggacaccgcgagtaccgcgcctaacctgaagcttgatcggtgtgtggtggttcaacgcttccactgcgccaccgcagctagatgagtccatgtccatgcaagtgaacggagcgttccctcttcgtcataactatcaaaccaaacatccttcacattcactgagcaaaaattatgaaattaaaatgtacatttctcgctacatttttttccataaacgcattgaATGGCGTTactatgtaactatttccacccagaataaagaaagatgtcggccgtggctgcgctggagtccgaggtaggaaacccaaacgccgcgtttgggtgcatgatagagcttagatcgggttagattaaataatctcggatataaataacactaatcgggttaaataacttcacatggtgtgtctggtgtgtttccagcattcgtagtgttgatcagcagagaaatagtccgccaagacgttgaggttgctgaacaaccagagactctgtccatgcaagtgtacggagcgttccctcttcgtcataactatcaaaccaaacatccttcacattcaccgagcgaacattctgaaagtaaaatgcacatttctcgctagaaatgtttccatgaaCGCatgtaatggcgtaactatgtcactatttccacccagaataaagaaagatgtcggccgtatgcttctgtgcaagctcactactctctgccagtgacgtcgggtcaagctccacgctgattggctaccgtggcttagcgtcacgcgttgaagcggtgaaagttaaattttctgaactccgggcgttggtgcggtgggcgcggtactgcgtttacgtgcgtaattacgtgcaacttccgcgcctaaagcccccaacgcaacgcttcaccgcttcaccgcgtgtaccgcgcctagaccaatggttccctatgcaaaaatgccgattttcaacgcccctaccgcgagcaacgcggttggtgtggccgtaccttaacaccaccaccaccatgacccactaacatcaccaccaccatgacccactaacaccaccaccaccatgacccactaacaccaccaccaccatgacccactaacaccaccaccaccatgacccactaacaccaccaccatgacccactaataccatcaccaccacctccaccatgacccactaacaccctcaccaccatgaaccactaacaccaccaccaccaccatgacccactaacaccaccactatGACCTATGACACTAtgacccactaacaccaccatcaccatgacccactaacaccaccaccaccaccatgacccactaacaccaccaccaccaccaccactatgacccactaacaccaccaccaccactatgacccactaacaccaccacctccaccatgacccactaacaccaccacctccatgacccacaaacaccaccaccatgacccactaacaccaccaccaccaccatgacccactagcaccaccaccaccatgaaccactaacaccaccaccaccaccaccatgacccactaacaccaccaccaccaccacctccaccatgacccactaacaccaccaccaccatgacccactaacaccaccaacaccatgaCCCACTAACATGACCTTCTAACACCACCAACATGACCCACAAACACCACTAtgacccactaacaccaccaccaccaccatgacccactaacaccaccaccatgaaccactaacaccaccaccatgacccactaacaccaccatcaccaccatgacccactaacaccaccaccaccatgacccactaacaccaccaccatgacccacttacaccaccatgacccactaacaccaccaccatcatgacccaccaccaccacccccccctaaCTTGTTGACTGGTGACCAGAGGGGGAGTTGTCATGCCCATCTGTGTGTAACTGGGGGCAGGTATGGTCGGACTGGGCAGAGTGGGAGCCTACAtcttctccgcctcctccggAGGTCTTCCCAGCAACGAGGTGACCTTCGCCAAACTGGCCAAAGGTCAGGGCTACAACACAGCTCTGATAGGTGGGTACCGGCCCCCCGGATCCGTCCCTCACTCAGTCACCCGGTCAGTTGGTCGGTCACTCACTCCCCCACTCACTTGGTCAGTCGCTCACTcggtcactcactcacccactcactcgaTCACACTCACTCGGtcacactcgctcactcactcagtcactcacttggtcactcactcactcactcactgagttACTCCCTCACTCATGTGGTAGAAAATAACAGAAttctatcacttcaactaacTAAGAGAGCATGAGGGATCGAGGAGTCTGGATCGAGTATGACAAGAGACTTTATTGTTACCCGCGAACAAGCAACAATGAAGCCGAGTGAGGTTTGCAAAGACGCTGCCGGGTCACCCGATCACGGTCTTTTTATTCTCTCAAACAAAGCTGTTTTCCATATGGTATGACCTGCCTCAGCATGCACATAAGAACTCCTTTTATGGTAAGGACGGTAAGCCATACATTCCTTTAAGTATGTGGTCATCATCCGCAGTTAATCTAAACATTAGGTGGACGTCAGTACGCCTTGGCCCCAGACTCTCTGGCGCCCTGTGAGGCTCTCCTattaatttcttctttttttttttcaattcaattttatttgtatagcccttaaccCATTTAGGCCTAAAACGCCTGCTAAAAAAGGCCTTTTTATGCCTAAGAACTTTTCTGTAAACCCTCTCTCAAAACCTGAAGGTTTTCAGAACAATATTCAAAGTTTGTCAACGCCTAATAAAACCTTAATTTCTCAGGCTCTATAGCAGATAAAAACATGAGGTAAAAGGCATTTGAGAGATTAATTATTTGGCTGTCAACTTGACTGACTTGCTTGGCCATAAACTTCAACtgcatatttttaaaaaatcaaTAGACATCAAAAACATCAAGCACATTTTGAAAATCCATACAGATCTGCTTCTATGTCATACTTTTGAGGTACCAAAGTGACAAGTGATAGACACTGAAACACAGAtatagaacaaaacaaaacagagggTTACTTCTTCTTTACCAAATAATTTCAATTTTAATTAATGTTCATTTTCTTTGTTGTATTATTTTGATGTTATTTGTTTTTTGATATTATCATCATATTATTATCCATAATCATCCATTATTATCAGTGACTTGTGACATAACCTATTGTAATTAGTATCAGGATCAAATCATTATCATCAGACATGAATTATTATCGTAAGAATAATCTATAATTGTcatttgtattgttttaatGTATCATATTATTATCCAAATCATCCATTATTAGCATTGCTCAGCATAGAGGTTGGTTTGCGTTATAAGACGCATCCACATTTCTTCCGTGAAGATATGGGAGAATACCTGCACCGGTGTTATAACATCTGGCATTGGCAGCTCGATCTTTATGCCAGGTTGGCGATTGAATGGAATCTTTTCCCGCGAGTGAAAGTTGCCACTCTTCCACTCGTTCGCGAAGCCTTCAAACTCGCTCAAATCCTCTTCTTCCCCAAACATCGCTTGAATCCATTGCTCTCTTACCACGCGATCAGATGGTAAAATATTTTCTTCCAAGTTATCTAATTCATCTAAGTTATCTAATTCAGTGTCTTCGATGTCACTACCTTCACTCGAATCTGCCATGTTTGATGCCATATTCGATCGCTTCGGCGATTTAAAGTTTAAACGTCCCACTGACTAAAACATGATCCACGTGTATTTCGACCAATAGAATGCTTCgctattaatttaaaaaaaatcccaaGCATCTCGTTCGCTCACCCCAAGAATATATCAACCAATCACAGTGAGTATAACTGGTCATGTGCCTTGAAAAAGACCGCATTGCTGAAAATGACACAGACGCGTTTCCCGGTCTCAATGGTAACTACGCATAGATGCGTGTTCCGGTCTTAAAGGTAAATACACACGTATGCGTGATCCGGTCTGAATGggttaatcaccattacagtctcaaagggcttaacaggccaaatatttgtgacacccccctttacccatgcccccacacgggcaagaaaaaactcccttgaaatcagcaaggaagaaatcttgagaagaaacgcatttTATACTCTTGGGAAAAGAGAACTTTTGTCATGTTATGTAGTTCTAGTCTAGCTGTTGACTGTCGAAATTCCACGCAACCAGTTCTAAGTAGTAAGAGAACTTTTGTCATGTTATGTAGTTCTAGTCTAGCTGTTGACTGTGGAAATTCCACGATCTATCAACAAGTTCTAAATAGTAAACACACACTACAAGTTGACAATTTAAATTACATAAATCCTTTTCGAAGTTGGGTCTCTGAGGTGGCAGTGCATTCTTTTTCAGTTTGcacaatgagagagggaggaaggagtagAACAGTATTTTTATATTTGGTATATTCCTCCTGATTGACttattttgttcatttgttaGATACTACATATGGCATCAAAATGCACTATTTTGCAGTTTGCACAATTTAAGTGCCGTGTTTGCACAatgttattgcacaaaaaagttgcatgttaaagaaatgtttaataaatgttgatattttaacaataaatgttttgaTATCCATTCTGTGTGAAAAGTTACATTGATGAAGTAATGTGAAATAATTGGTAACTGAAAAAATAATAGTTAGATTAATCGTAAAATTAGtcgttagattagtcgactaatctaaaaaataatcgctagaataatcgtttgaaaaataatcgtttgggaCAGCTCTAGTAGCCAGTgcagagaggcgagaataggtgtgatatgatcaaactttctcgttctggtcagcagtctagctgccgcattgtgtacaagctgtagactttttgtggtagagttcggtaatcccgagaacagtgcattgcaatagttcAGATTTGatgaaacaaatgcatgaatcagtgtctctgcatccgctgcagataacattggtctgattcttgcaatgtttttcagatggaaaaaggcaattctagttatacttcttatatgttggtcaaagcatagttgagggtcaaaccggacaccaagatttttgacGGACGCACTCTGTGGAATGGCGAGGCCaaccaaccacagagagacatcctctaactcttcccggtcccgcttcgagccgataattatcagctctgtcttcccagtgttaagctgtaggaagttttgtgacatccagcccttcacagcagccagacaggactcaaccgTTTGAATCTGGggggaatgtagagctgggtgtcatccgcgtagcaatggaaactaattccgaagctgcggataacgtcgcccaggggaagcatatagattgcaaaaagtaatggaccaaggaccgacccttgtggtacgccaaagcgtaatttacagtgctttgattctgaaccctcatgaagcacaaattgggttctatctgtgaggtacgattcaagccaaccaagagccgtacccccgaaaccaacatagtgctcaagacggtgaagaagagtgctgtggTCGATCGTGTTGAATGCAGCGctcaggtccagcagcacaagcattgagcttgtatttttatccaaagcaagaagtatgtcatttacaactcttgtaatagcagtttcagttgagtggaaattcatgaaccccgactggaaaggttcgaagagattgttcctcgtcagataatcaacgatttgctttgctacaatcctttcctgtaccttggacaggaagggcagattcgatataggccgatagttcctgactaattcaggatctaggccaggctttttgagtagcggttttatcACCGCAGCCTTGCAATTGgagggaacaattcctgttgaaaacgagagattcataagcgagaggattgcaggccccaccgtgggaagaagttccttaagaaccctggaagggagaggatccaacatacaagttgttggctttgatgcctttatcaccctttcaagttccaccaaaggaattgccttgaactccagaagagttgcgtcagagttccccatcctgccccacaggatgtgtaggacaAGCCGCGCggcaagcatcaatttcctctctaattgattgaatcttattctcaaagaaatccatgaattcacctgctacgatcgaggagcctacggtctgagtctgtttctgagtgagacaaaaaaataaacttggGATTGTTTATATTCAAGTTGATGATACTGGAAAATCAGGCGTTCCTGGcaatagtcagcgcacccttataggtgagcAGACTGTTATGCCATGCAtgatgaaagacctcaagtttagtcgagcgccatttgcaTTCAAGGATCCTGCAGCTTCGCTTCAGAGTGcgcgtttctgcattaaaccagggggctggttttttcaatgtttgttttttagttacgttcggagcaactgaatcaatggcaacagacaaggcaatgttgaggtcatcagtaaggcactccacagaaccactatagttacaaagaggtgcaagtgaagcaggtgtgatgcggcgacagctgaaagtagcttgctgatcgtcgcaggggcaggataccaccagctggaaagtgagcaaaaagtggtctgataaagctgaggtgtaggaagagaccactagctgtgaaatgtctacaccgcgggtcagaacgagatccagcatgtttccaccgatgtgggttgggtgctggacgagctgtttgaagccaagcgtatctgtaatggacagaaaagcccttgcgagggcatcagatgggttattcacatgaatgttgaaatccccaataagcaaaatattgtctgagtatgtagccaggtcagctgcaaagtcagaaaactcatcaacaaaaactgaatacggtcctgggggacggtatactacagctaaaacgaaagagtctggaactcgtttcGCTTCTCGgggagctgaggtgcagagcgctagcacctcaaaggatctgaaaatatatctattctttggctttaaattaagcttagaattagatatcagggctactccaccacctttcttaacttctctagatacttgggtgctaacgtaatggggtggagtagcttcgtttagggctagaaactcatctggttttaaccaggtttcacaaatccccagtatgtcgatctttttatcaataattagatcatggaccaagagcgctttagatgaaagcgaccttatgttcatgaaccctattctgagtgcttccattttattattttcagagggagtccggttaacactctgaagcggtcaaggggatgccgcggtttcgacatactggttgcggccctcgcctgcgggttttacacctcgagacagcgcgaggccgcaccaccgtacatataggtacagcgttattttcagagggagtctggttaacactcagctctgaggtgatcagtgggatcgccagagttggacatactggtcgcggccctcgcctgcgggttttacacctcgagacagcgcgaggcagcaccaccgtacatataggtacagcgttattttcagagggagtctggttaactctcagctctgaggcgatcagtgggatcgccagagttggacatactggtcgcgaccctcgcctgcgggttttacacctcgagacagcgcgagtCCGCACAACGTACATATAGATACAGTGTtaatttcagagggagtccggttaacactcagctctgaaacaattggtgcaatagatactggttcagctaacccatctgctgttctagactctgcaatgtaaactatcatgttgctagcaggtttgcTAAACTTCTGCAGccagcgtgctgtgagtggatgagtcacgcctgactaagacatctatctatgtttttttcataattgaggcgcctaacccagtagggtgtaggccgtctctcatgagcacaccaggacgaccccacagggagggccagttatctatgaaaccaaagccctgctctgaaCTATATCGTGCcagccagcgatttagagacaataatctactataacgctcatcattacccttatcgggtagagggccagagagaattaATCGATGCCGACACATCTTTCTGGCGAAGTCACAAAGCCTAGCTATGTTGCTTTTTGTGACCTCAGTTTGTCTTGTCCTAGCATCGTGAACTACAATGTTGTCGAAACTAGTGTCGGTGTTTGGTGCATCTAATCTAACTCCAAATGAGGTCTGCAACATGTCAGCACCCTAAGATTAGCTTCAATGTCGGGAGCCCTGGCCCCAGGTCGGCAAATAACTTTCGCTGGCGAGTGTATTCTAACTTTACGTGTAACAGAATCACCTATGACTAGCGTTTTTACCCCCGAAAAGGACTTGCGAGGCAGGGTACTGACCGCAACCTGCCTCGCAAGTGGTGCTGCCGACAGGATTGCCTTGACGGAGTCACTGCTAACGATAGCGTTAGCTCCACGAGTCCGCCTGGCGGGTCTCTTCTCTATACTTTCTGGAGTATCTGTTTCCTTTATGCTAGCTACCCTTTCATCCTCTAACTGACAGATACGTCTCTCTAACAGAGCTATCTTATCCATGAGAAAGGCAGAGCAAGAACAACCGGAATCCATGCTTACCGTGGTTGATGCAGACGGAGCTCCAGCGAGGAAACAGCGAATACAATACAGAGTATGCAGAACAGGTCGCAGATATAAATACCGAAAAATAGATACAAACCGAGATAGCAGGTTGACGCTAAGCGTCCTgttaaccaaaccaaacaaaccaagCCAGCTACCCGGAAGTTGCGTCCGCGGCATCACACGGCTGCGTCTGCGGCGTCGCACGGCAGCCTCGGGTCAGCCTGTAGAGAGAGAACACAGGTTACGTGAAAGACGCACGATAGTGGAAAGCAGCAAAATCAGAGGTGATTTTGCTGCTTTCCACTATTAATGTATCGATATGAtatataggcctgataatactcatagttaatataaaaagtaatggttaatttctccCATACTCACTTACTTACTCGGACACCCACTCTTTCACTCACTCGGTCCCACTCAACTACTCGTTCTCCCAATCAATGTAAATCAACTTCCTTAgtcattcactcacacaaacgtCCGAAATTTTGTCGGACGTTGGTCCTCTCTAGTGAAATCTGTTGTGGAACTTGTCATTGCTCGGACAAACATCTGACAAACGTCCAATAAACGTTGAACGTCCTTTTCCCGCCGCCTCCAGGAAAGTGGCACCTGGGTCTGAACTGCGAGCGTGCCGGGGACCACTGCCACCACCCCGCAAATCACGGCTTCGACCTCTTCTACGGCACGCCCATGACGCACCTGCGGGACTGCATCGCGGGCCACGGCTCTGTCTTCGCCCAGGTGTGGCCATACGTCCGATACGTGGTCGCCGCCTCGTTCTGGACAGCCGTCCTTTGCTTCGCCTGCCTGCCCGCCCCGTTCGGAGGCTGGCGGGTTGGGCTGGGACTGCTGCTGATCGGGGCCGCCGCGGCCGGCCTGTACCTCGTGTTCGACCACCTCATCGGCGCGCTGAACTGCGTCCTGATGCGGGACCAGCAGGTGGTCGAGAAGCCCTACGTCAGCGAGGACCTGACCGCACGCATGACCTGGGAGGCGGTGGACTTCATGGAGCGGTAGGGCGGCGGTCTGGGTTTAACGATGGCGATGTCGGTGGTGGGTCATGATTGTGGTgttagtgggtggtggtggaggtggtagtggggttggtggtggtggtagcggtggtggtggaggtggaggtggtggtggtggcggtggaggtggtggttgtagtggtggtgatagagggtagtggcggtggaggtgctagtggcggtggtggtggtggtggtagtgacggtggtggtggaggtgggggtggtgttagtggcggtggtggttgaggtggtggtagtggttgtggtagaggaggtggtggtggtggtggtggtgctggaggtggtagcggtggtggtagtggtggtagtcgCGGTTGGTGTAGTTGTGGTGGTGGCGTTGGTAGTGGCGGTGGTGATTGGTggaggacgtggtggtggtggtggtgttggtggagatggtagtggtggtggtggggttggtaatattggtggtggaggtggtattggtggtgatggaggtggtggtggcggtggtgctggtggagtgattccctccctccctccctccctccctccctccctccctccctccctcccccactccctcaccccccccatccctccctcccggcctcatcccctcaccctctcaccctctcaccagtAACTCGGGGaagcccttcctcctcttcctatcCTTCCTCCAGGTGCACACGGCCCTCTTTGCCACGCCTACTTTAAGGGAGTCCGGCCCCCACGGTATCTATGGCGACGCGGTCCGAGAGG from the Gadus macrocephalus chromosome 7, ASM3116895v1 genome contains:
- the sts gene encoding steryl-sulfatase — encoded protein: MKGLFTPPCLLLFLLLLLLPVSSATSFWAKEKPNIVLMMVDDLGIGDLGCYGNNTISTPHIDRLAQMGVRLTQHLAAAPLCTPSRAAFLTGRYPVRSGMVGLGRVGAYIFSASSGGLPSNEVTFAKLAKGQGYNTALIGKWHLGLNCERAGDHCHHPANHGFDLFYGTPMTHLRDCIAGHGSVFAQVWPYVRYVVAASFWTAVLCFACLPAPFGGWRVGLGLLLIGAAAAGLYLVFDHLIGALNCVLMRDQQVVEKPYVSEDLTARMTWEAVDFMERNSGKPFLLFLSFLQVHTALFATPTLRESGPHGIYGDAVREVDWAVGFVVDTLERLNLRGKTLVYLTSDQGAHLEEVSDQGEVHHGSNGVYKAGKSTNWEGGIRVPGILSLPGLLPRGRVVDQPTSHMDLLPTLTALMGARLPHDRQLDGHDLMPLLLGRATRSSHEFLFHYCNAHLNAVRWHPPNSDAAWKAFYFTPVFTPPGGESCTDTLVCLCHAPYVTHHDPPLLYDLSRDPSEATPLTPTTEPRFAVVMAAMAAAVERHLASLEPADDQMALGHVLWKPWLQPSCPARGGSGGGLFCREERHRVQKATDWSWAK